One window of Phycisphaeraceae bacterium genomic DNA carries:
- a CDS encoding nucleotide exchange factor GrpE has protein sequence MNKKDRHNQGTPGDQSVPPREHDISDTGDWGSASDPAPSGERASDTWKSEWGPESAEEAIARVNILESELTETKNKLLRTVADYQNSQRRALQNEQQAKADGVSRIVSDVAAVLDHFDLAIGQDPAKVTAEQLIGGVRVIREEMLKILSRNGVTLIHPQPNDEFQPGRHEAVIQQTADGIEPGRIVSTFQPGFLLTMLTGERVIRPAKVAVAPNA, from the coding sequence ATGAACAAGAAAGACAGACACAACCAAGGCACGCCGGGCGATCAATCGGTGCCCCCCCGCGAGCACGACATCTCCGACACCGGCGACTGGGGCAGCGCAAGCGATCCCGCGCCGTCCGGCGAGCGCGCGTCCGACACCTGGAAAAGCGAGTGGGGACCCGAGAGCGCGGAGGAGGCGATCGCGCGTGTCAACATACTGGAATCCGAGCTCACCGAGACCAAGAACAAACTCCTCCGCACCGTCGCCGATTACCAGAACAGCCAGCGCCGCGCCCTCCAGAACGAGCAGCAGGCCAAGGCAGACGGCGTCTCACGAATCGTCTCGGATGTCGCAGCGGTCCTCGATCACTTCGACCTCGCCATCGGTCAGGACCCCGCCAAGGTCACCGCCGAGCAGCTCATCGGCGGCGTCCGCGTCATCCGCGAAGAGATGCTCAAGATCCTCTCTCGAAACGGCGTCACGCTCATCCACCCCCAGCCCAACGATGAGTTCCAGCCCGGACGCCATGAGGCCGTGATCCAGCAGACGGCAGATGGCATCGAGCCCGGCCGCATCGTCTCAACCTTCCAGCCCGGCTTCCTCCTGACGATGCTCACCGGCGAGCGCGTCATCCGTCCAGCAAAGGTCGCCGTCGCCCCGAACGCGTGA
- a CDS encoding arylsulfatase yields MRFTAALAAIAMILAISLAAPPGHAHAQQKKPNIVVIWGDDIGQFNVSAYNMGIMGYRTPNIDSIARDGALFTDWYGQQSCTAGRAAFITGQSPIRTGLTKVGLPGAPEGMKKEDPTIATLLKAHGYMTGQFGKNHLGDRDEMLPTAHGFDEFFGNLYHLNAEEEPENPDYPKDPEFKKRFGPRGVIHSFADGRITDTGPLTRKRMETIDDEVTEKALDFLERASKADKPVFLWYNSTRMHIWTHLKEESVGKTGLGIYPDGMVEHDAHVGQVLAKLTELGMDDNTIVMYATDNGAEAMSWPDGGTTMFRGEKNTNWEGGYRVPCLIRWPGVIKPGTIINDIGAHEDMLPTLLAATGDTTVIADLQKGRKIGETTYKVHLDGHNLMPALQGNAAEWPRKDFIYWTDDGNVAALRYDHWKMVFLEQRGHGLEVWQEPFVTLRFPKLFNLRTDPFERADHEALGYAQWRIDRLFLIAPAGAHVAQWLQSFKDFPPRQKPGTFNLEHVMEAITKPHGGN; encoded by the coding sequence ATGCGATTCACAGCGGCTCTCGCGGCCATCGCAATGATCCTCGCGATCTCGCTCGCCGCGCCCCCCGGCCATGCACACGCACAGCAGAAGAAGCCCAACATCGTCGTGATCTGGGGCGATGACATCGGGCAGTTCAACGTCAGCGCGTACAACATGGGCATCATGGGCTATCGCACGCCCAACATCGACAGCATCGCACGTGACGGCGCGCTCTTCACCGACTGGTACGGCCAGCAGTCCTGCACCGCCGGTCGCGCCGCCTTCATCACAGGCCAGTCCCCCATCCGCACCGGCCTCACCAAGGTCGGCCTCCCCGGCGCGCCGGAGGGCATGAAGAAGGAAGACCCGACGATCGCCACACTTCTCAAGGCCCACGGCTACATGACCGGCCAGTTCGGCAAGAACCACCTCGGCGACCGCGACGAGATGCTCCCTACCGCCCACGGCTTCGATGAGTTCTTCGGAAACCTCTACCACCTCAACGCCGAGGAAGAGCCGGAGAACCCGGACTACCCGAAGGACCCGGAGTTCAAGAAACGCTTCGGCCCGCGCGGCGTCATCCACAGCTTCGCCGACGGACGCATCACCGACACCGGCCCCCTCACACGCAAGCGCATGGAGACCATTGACGACGAGGTCACCGAGAAAGCCCTCGACTTCCTCGAGCGCGCCAGCAAGGCCGACAAGCCCGTCTTCCTCTGGTACAACTCCACCCGCATGCACATCTGGACCCACCTCAAGGAAGAGTCCGTCGGCAAGACCGGCCTTGGCATCTACCCCGACGGCATGGTTGAGCACGACGCCCATGTCGGCCAGGTCCTCGCAAAGCTCACCGAGCTCGGCATGGACGACAACACCATCGTCATGTACGCAACCGACAACGGCGCCGAGGCCATGAGCTGGCCCGACGGCGGCACCACCATGTTCCGCGGCGAGAAGAACACCAACTGGGAGGGCGGCTACCGCGTTCCCTGCCTGATTCGCTGGCCCGGCGTCATCAAGCCCGGCACCATCATCAACGACATCGGCGCCCACGAGGACATGCTCCCCACACTCCTCGCCGCCACGGGCGACACAACCGTCATCGCGGATCTGCAGAAAGGCCGCAAGATCGGAGAGACGACGTACAAGGTCCATCTCGACGGCCACAACCTCATGCCCGCGCTCCAGGGCAACGCCGCGGAGTGGCCCCGCAAGGACTTCATCTACTGGACCGACGACGGCAATGTCGCCGCGCTCCGTTATGACCATTGGAAGATGGTCTTCCTTGAGCAGCGCGGCCACGGACTCGAAGTCTGGCAAGAGCCCTTCGTGACGCTCCGCTTCCCCAAGCTCTTCAACCTCCGCACCGATCCCTTTGAGCGCGCCGACCACGAAGCCCTCGGCTACGCGCAGTGGCGCATCGACCGCCTCTTCCTCATCGCCCCCGCCGGCGCCCATGTCGCGCAGTGGCTCCAGTCCTTCAAGGACTTCCCGCCGCGCCAGAAGCCGGGAACCTTCAACCTCGAGCACGTGATGGAGGCCATTACCAAGCCGCACGGCGGCAACTGA
- a CDS encoding nucleotide-binding protein: MAKSATTTNGNGKKTAAEQGKREYVQQSLLPKRKLRDAMLIPQALIDNFGGKDAAPHQIAMAIGSSPTSSTWRHLTGAAIAYGLTEGGYNSAKISLTELGRRCVAPVADGEDVAAKNEAAMRPQILRQFFEKYDKNKFPDEKIAKNVLQHNFSVPADRCDEVLAIVKDNGAYVGVLHNTKTGLFVALNNPQPSASISVEPAEPPAVDDDEAADSPVIAEIKGTSAPVKQVETPAKPAETPPPAFKVFISHSKNMEVVEQVKEILGLYDINFELAVEEETTAIPVPDKVLDAMRRCTAGVMVVTADEQSKTGTEYTINNNVLIEIGAAFVLYNKRVVLLWDKRLRVPSNLQGLYRCEFEGNELSFAIGTKLAKSVKNFRHP, encoded by the coding sequence ATGGCGAAATCAGCGACTACGACGAATGGGAACGGCAAGAAGACGGCTGCGGAGCAGGGCAAGCGGGAGTATGTGCAACAGTCGCTGTTGCCGAAGCGGAAACTCCGGGACGCGATGCTCATCCCCCAAGCGCTCATCGACAACTTCGGCGGGAAGGACGCAGCCCCCCATCAGATCGCCATGGCGATCGGTTCGTCCCCCACATCCTCGACCTGGCGCCACCTCACAGGTGCCGCGATCGCTTACGGGCTCACCGAGGGCGGATACAACTCGGCCAAAATTTCGCTCACTGAGCTTGGGCGTCGGTGCGTGGCCCCCGTCGCCGACGGTGAGGATGTTGCCGCAAAGAATGAGGCCGCCATGCGGCCGCAGATCCTCCGGCAGTTCTTTGAGAAGTACGACAAGAACAAGTTTCCGGACGAGAAGATCGCCAAGAACGTGTTGCAGCACAACTTCAGCGTTCCTGCTGACCGCTGCGACGAAGTACTCGCGATCGTCAAGGACAACGGCGCATACGTAGGTGTCCTGCATAACACCAAGACCGGCCTCTTTGTGGCCCTGAACAACCCCCAGCCAAGCGCCTCGATTTCGGTGGAACCTGCCGAACCGCCAGCTGTGGACGATGACGAAGCAGCCGATTCGCCCGTAATCGCCGAGATCAAGGGCACCTCTGCGCCCGTCAAACAGGTAGAGACGCCTGCGAAGCCTGCCGAAACACCGCCGCCCGCTTTCAAGGTGTTCATCTCGCACAGCAAAAACATGGAGGTCGTCGAGCAGGTCAAGGAGATTCTGGGCCTCTACGACATCAACTTCGAGTTGGCAGTCGAAGAGGAAACGACCGCGATCCCGGTACCCGACAAGGTACTCGACGCCATGCGGCGTTGCACCGCCGGGGTTATGGTCGTAACCGCCGACGAACAGTCGAAGACGGGGACCGAGTACACGATCAACAACAACGTGCTCATCGAGATCGGCGCGGCGTTCGTCCTGTACAACAAGCGCGTGGTCTTGCTATGGGACAAGCGGCTTAGGGTGCCGTCGAACCTGCAAGGGCTGTACCGCTGCGAGTTTGAGGGGAACGAACTGTCTTTTGCCATCGGCACAAAGCTCGCCAAGTCCGTCAAGAACTTCAGGCATCCGTAG
- a CDS encoding MATE family efflux transporter: MSDHSKSPHESHQGGSPALNPESIDPSEELALSPSRTRPSGLTPDGRLRAGRLAGLTMRQAIWILSWPILAESFLNSMVGLTDTVLAAGLGEQETDAIGAAAYMMWLMGLVVMSVGMGATALIARSVGARRMAVANAVLGQSLVVAIVAGVATGLIVAITTPATASMMNLSGDGAAAFRDYILIVSCGMPLMSILFTGIACARGVGDSIRPLWIMVVVNAVNIVVSWVLSGVDWNTLSSDGTRSVVLANPFPFELGIKGIALGTIASQAVGAVMVLWMASRGTWGIRLRARRLRPHWHTIRRIVRIGLPNLFETFGMWIGNYAIMLFVGLIGAAGVSGAMGAHIVAIRIEAFSFLPGFAMGAAAATLTGQYLGAGSPAMARKAIWICTLIACTTMGLSGLAFVIFPRVITSLFTPIESHLTLVPALLIISGCVQIPFAASIVWRSALRGAGDVKAVMHLTWWTTYAVRLPLAYLLSGVEIPLPGGKVLPNPSGMEPSLAWLWVGLCAEIVVRAGAFGWRFLRGGWEHGRI, translated from the coding sequence GTGTCCGACCACAGCAAATCGCCCCACGAATCCCATCAGGGCGGCTCGCCGGCGCTGAACCCAGAATCCATCGACCCATCCGAGGAACTCGCCCTCTCCCCCTCACGCACGCGCCCCTCGGGTCTGACGCCCGATGGACGCCTCCGTGCCGGCAGACTCGCCGGGCTGACCATGCGCCAGGCGATCTGGATCCTCTCCTGGCCCATCCTCGCAGAGTCCTTCTTGAATTCGATGGTGGGGCTCACCGACACCGTCCTCGCCGCCGGCCTCGGCGAGCAGGAGACCGACGCCATCGGCGCCGCCGCGTACATGATGTGGCTCATGGGCCTCGTCGTGATGTCCGTCGGCATGGGAGCAACCGCACTCATCGCAAGATCCGTCGGTGCGCGACGCATGGCGGTCGCGAACGCCGTGCTGGGTCAATCCCTCGTCGTCGCCATCGTCGCCGGTGTCGCCACCGGCCTCATCGTCGCCATCACAACGCCCGCCACCGCCTCCATGATGAACCTCAGCGGCGACGGCGCAGCCGCGTTCCGCGACTACATCCTCATCGTCTCGTGCGGCATGCCCCTCATGTCCATCCTCTTCACGGGCATCGCCTGCGCCAGGGGCGTCGGAGACTCCATCCGGCCGCTCTGGATCATGGTCGTCGTCAACGCCGTCAACATCGTCGTGAGCTGGGTCCTCTCAGGCGTCGATTGGAACACGCTCTCGTCCGATGGAACGCGCTCGGTCGTCCTTGCCAATCCCTTCCCCTTCGAGCTCGGCATCAAGGGTATCGCGCTCGGCACGATCGCCTCTCAGGCGGTCGGCGCTGTCATGGTCCTCTGGATGGCCTCGCGCGGCACGTGGGGCATCCGGCTCCGCGCCCGGCGTCTACGGCCCCACTGGCACACCATCCGCCGCATCGTCCGCATCGGGCTTCCCAACCTCTTCGAGACCTTCGGCATGTGGATCGGCAACTACGCCATCATGCTCTTCGTCGGGCTCATCGGGGCCGCGGGCGTCTCCGGGGCCATGGGCGCCCACATCGTGGCCATCCGGATCGAGGCCTTCAGCTTCCTCCCCGGGTTCGCGATGGGCGCGGCCGCCGCGACCCTCACCGGGCAGTACCTCGGGGCAGGCAGCCCGGCCATGGCCAGGAAGGCCATCTGGATCTGCACGCTCATCGCCTGCACGACCATGGGGCTGAGCGGCCTGGCCTTCGTCATCTTCCCTCGGGTGATCACGTCGCTCTTCACGCCGATCGAGTCGCACCTGACGCTCGTTCCAGCTCTGCTCATCATCAGCGGGTGTGTCCAGATCCCGTTCGCGGCCAGCATCGTCTGGCGGTCGGCGCTGCGCGGGGCCGGGGACGTGAAGGCCGTCATGCACCTGACATGGTGGACGACCTACGCGGTCCGGCTGCCTCTGGCGTATCTGCTCTCGGGCGTTGAGATCCCGCTCCCCGGAGGTAAGGTACTCCCCAATCCTAGTGGGATGGAGCCCTCGCTGGCCTGGCTCTGGGTCGGTCTGTGCGCGGAGATCGTCGTGCGGGCCGGGGCGTTCGGCTGGCGGTTCCTGCGGGGGGGCTGGGAGCACGGGCGGATCTGA
- the rpsD gene encoding 30S ribosomal protein S4 has translation MARYTGPKLKLSRRVGTPVADIPKHTSKRALTTPGVHGFRGRRLRDYGLRLNEKQKVRYHYSVLEKQFRRYLAEAARRPGNSGMNLMSLLEQRLDNVVRRAGLARTIWASRQMVAHGHVLVNGRKTDRPSYSAQVGDVITLKPKAQKLAREAMESLAGHEVPGWIELNPSELTLKIVAVPTMDQIPYDVNPNLIIELYR, from the coding sequence ATGGCTCGTTATACAGGTCCAAAGCTCAAGCTCTCGCGCCGCGTCGGCACACCAGTCGCCGACATCCCCAAGCACACCTCCAAGCGCGCCCTCACGACGCCCGGCGTCCACGGCTTCCGCGGCCGTCGCCTCCGCGACTACGGCCTGCGTCTCAATGAGAAGCAGAAGGTCCGCTACCACTACAGCGTGCTCGAGAAGCAGTTCCGCCGCTACCTCGCCGAGGCCGCACGCCGCCCCGGCAACTCCGGCATGAACCTGATGTCGCTGCTGGAGCAGCGTCTGGACAACGTCGTCCGCCGCGCCGGGCTGGCCCGGACGATCTGGGCCTCTCGTCAGATGGTCGCGCACGGGCACGTCCTCGTGAACGGCCGCAAGACCGATCGCCCCTCCTACTCGGCCCAGGTCGGCGATGTCATCACGCTGAAGCCCAAGGCCCAGAAGCTCGCCCGCGAGGCCATGGAATCTCTCGCTGGTCACGAGGTCCCGGGCTGGATCGAGCTCAACCCCTCCGAACTCACGCTCAAGATCGTCGCGGTCCCCACCATGGACCAGATCCCCTACGACGTGAATCCCAACCTCATCATCGAGCTCTATCGCTGA
- a CDS encoding haloacid dehalogenase-like hydrolase — MAARHVLSMTLLVVISLVTGCRSSGSHAANALPSWSDTPTRASIVDFVERVTDKSTPDYVPPAERIAVFDNDGTLWAEQPMYFQLAFALDRVKALAPTHPEWQTTEPFASILKGDVKSALAGGEKSIAAIVAASHSGMTTDEFNTIVKDWLRTAKHPTLNRPYTQCVYQPMLELLAYLRANKFKTFIVSGGGVEFMRAFAEEVYGIPPEQVIGSRGKVAFSLTDNDPARPVLTKLPDIDFIDDGPGKPIGMNAAIGRRPTFAAGNSDGDHQMLQWTAAGPGARLCLLVHHTDADREWAYDRDSHIGRLDKALDEAIARHWIIVNMSSDWRKVFPHP; from the coding sequence ATGGCCGCACGTCACGTCCTCTCCATGACGCTCCTCGTGGTCATCTCCCTCGTCACGGGCTGCCGCTCGAGTGGCTCTCACGCCGCGAACGCCCTTCCATCGTGGAGCGACACACCAACCCGCGCCTCGATCGTCGACTTCGTCGAACGCGTCACCGACAAGAGCACGCCGGACTACGTTCCGCCCGCCGAGCGCATCGCCGTCTTCGACAACGACGGCACACTCTGGGCTGAGCAGCCCATGTATTTCCAGCTCGCATTCGCCCTCGATCGCGTGAAGGCCCTCGCGCCCACGCACCCGGAGTGGCAGACCACCGAACCCTTCGCCTCAATCCTCAAGGGCGACGTCAAGTCCGCCCTCGCCGGCGGCGAGAAGTCCATCGCCGCCATCGTCGCCGCGTCGCACAGCGGCATGACCACCGACGAGTTCAACACCATCGTCAAGGACTGGCTCCGCACCGCGAAGCACCCGACGCTCAATCGCCCCTACACCCAGTGCGTCTACCAGCCGATGCTTGAGCTGCTCGCCTACCTCCGCGCCAACAAATTCAAGACCTTCATCGTCTCCGGTGGCGGCGTCGAGTTCATGCGGGCATTCGCTGAAGAGGTCTACGGAATCCCGCCCGAGCAGGTCATCGGCTCTCGGGGCAAGGTCGCTTTCTCGCTGACCGACAACGATCCCGCGCGTCCCGTCCTCACGAAACTCCCCGACATCGACTTCATCGACGATGGCCCCGGCAAGCCCATCGGCATGAACGCCGCCATCGGCCGCCGGCCCACCTTCGCCGCCGGTAACTCCGACGGCGATCACCAGATGCTCCAGTGGACCGCAGCCGGTCCCGGCGCGCGGCTCTGTCTCCTCGTGCATCACACGGACGCCGATCGCGAGTGGGCCTATGACCGTGACTCGCACATCGGCAGACTCGACAAGGCCCTCGACGAAGCGATCGCCCGCCACTGGATCATCGTCAATATGAGTTCAGACTGGCGAAAGGTCTTCCCTCATCCGTAG
- the icd gene encoding isocitrate dehydrogenase (NADP(+)): MPTSITMSGGKLNVPNDPIIPFIEGDGTGPDIWRASVRTFDAAVEKAYGGKRKLHWHEVLAGEKAFNKTGNWLPEETLTAFRTHLVGIKGPLTTPVGGGIRSLNVALRQMLDLFVCLRPVRWFKGVPSPVKRPGDCDMVIFRENTEDIYAGIEMAAGSPEAAKVLAFMEKEFPKDFKKIRFGTTAAAAEWQTMLEAIGAPKRDAGVGGAPQVGIGFKPVSYLGTERLVHSAIAYALKEKRKSVTIVHKGNIMKFTEGAFKDWAYKVATTFFRADVVTERESWILGNKESNPALTSEANARMIDPGYDMMTPDQQSKIVKEIESTLAAIGSTHGDGKWKQKLLIKDSIADITLQQVLTRPKDFDVIACMNLNGDYLSDALAAQVGGIGIAPGANINYITGHAIFEATHGTAPKYANLDQVNPGSVILSGEMMLRYMGWTEAADLIIKGMDGAISAKTVTYDFERLMKAEGDTTVKKVKCSEFADAIIKHM, translated from the coding sequence ATGCCCACCTCCATCACCATGTCCGGCGGCAAGCTCAACGTCCCCAACGACCCCATCATCCCCTTCATCGAAGGCGATGGCACAGGCCCCGACATCTGGCGCGCCTCCGTCCGCACCTTCGACGCCGCCGTCGAAAAGGCCTACGGCGGCAAGAGAAAGCTCCACTGGCACGAAGTCCTCGCCGGCGAGAAGGCCTTCAACAAGACCGGCAACTGGCTCCCCGAAGAGACACTCACCGCCTTCCGCACACACCTCGTCGGCATCAAGGGCCCGCTCACAACCCCCGTCGGCGGCGGCATCCGCTCGCTCAACGTCGCCCTCCGCCAGATGCTCGACCTCTTCGTCTGCCTCCGCCCCGTCCGCTGGTTCAAGGGCGTCCCCTCCCCCGTGAAGCGCCCCGGCGACTGCGACATGGTCATCTTCCGCGAGAACACCGAGGACATCTACGCCGGCATCGAAATGGCCGCGGGCTCCCCCGAAGCCGCCAAGGTCCTCGCCTTCATGGAGAAGGAGTTCCCCAAGGACTTCAAGAAGATCCGCTTCGGCACCACCGCCGCCGCCGCAGAGTGGCAGACCATGCTCGAAGCCATCGGCGCTCCCAAGCGCGACGCCGGCGTGGGGGGTGCGCCGCAAGTCGGCATCGGCTTCAAACCCGTCTCCTACCTCGGCACCGAGCGCCTCGTCCACTCCGCCATCGCCTACGCCCTGAAGGAGAAGCGCAAGAGCGTCACGATCGTCCACAAGGGCAACATCATGAAGTTCACCGAGGGCGCGTTCAAAGACTGGGCGTACAAGGTCGCGACCACGTTCTTCCGGGCGGACGTCGTCACCGAGCGTGAGTCCTGGATCCTCGGCAACAAAGAGTCCAACCCCGCCCTCACCTCCGAAGCCAACGCCCGGATGATCGACCCCGGCTACGACATGATGACGCCGGACCAGCAGTCCAAAATCGTCAAAGAGATCGAGTCCACCCTCGCCGCCATCGGCTCAACCCACGGCGACGGCAAGTGGAAGCAAAAACTCCTCATCAAGGACTCCATCGCCGACATCACCCTCCAGCAGGTCCTCACCCGCCCCAAGGACTTCGACGTCATCGCCTGCATGAACCTCAACGGCGACTACCTCTCCGACGCACTCGCCGCCCAGGTCGGCGGCATCGGAATCGCCCCCGGCGCCAACATCAACTACATCACCGGCCACGCCATCTTCGAAGCCACCCACGGCACCGCCCCCAAGTACGCCAACCTCGACCAGGTCAACCCCGGCTCCGTCATCCTGTCGGGCGAGATGATGCTCCGCTACATGGGCTGGACCGAAGCCGCCGACCTCATCATCAAGGGCATGGACGGCGCAATCTCCGCCAAGACCGTCACCTACGACTTCGAACGCCTCATGAAGGCCGAGGGCGACACCACCGTCAAAAAGGTCAAGTGCTCCGAGTTCGCCGACGCGATCATCAAGCACATGTGA
- a CDS encoding zinc ribbon domain-containing protein yields the protein MPTYDYKCNACKHRFELFQSMKDAPKRKCPKCAKNALERLIGTGAAILFKGSGFYETDYRSESYKKAADAEKAPAPDSKTDSKPETKSDSKSDAKPDAKSQSTPKQESKPESKSAPKSSPSKGGKPSPSKSSPKPASKSSKHRSPSK from the coding sequence ATGCCCACCTACGACTACAAGTGCAACGCCTGCAAGCACCGCTTCGAGCTCTTCCAGTCCATGAAGGACGCGCCCAAGCGCAAATGCCCCAAGTGCGCCAAGAACGCCCTCGAACGCCTCATCGGCACCGGTGCCGCGATCCTCTTCAAGGGCTCCGGCTTCTACGAGACCGATTACCGCTCCGAGTCTTACAAGAAGGCCGCCGACGCAGAGAAAGCCCCCGCGCCTGATTCCAAGACCGACTCCAAGCCAGAGACAAAGTCTGATTCAAAATCGGACGCGAAGCCCGACGCCAAATCACAATCCACGCCCAAGCAAGAATCCAAACCCGAATCGAAGTCGGCTCCCAAGTCTTCCCCCTCCAAAGGAGGCAAACCCTCCCCCAGCAAGTCCTCCCCGAAGCCCGCCTCCAAGTCCTCCAAACACCGTTCACCCTCGAAGTAA
- the acpS gene encoding holo-ACP synthase, which yields MPPATHILGHGIDLMPVERLQRSIDEHGDRFLQRVFTPAELSYNAVHARRVEHLTGRFAAKEAVLKALGTGWSGGIAWTDVEILATAGPPSVALRGEAARIAAARSITTWHLSISHAGGLAIASAIACGS from the coding sequence ATGCCACCAGCCACTCACATCCTCGGCCACGGCATCGACCTCATGCCCGTCGAACGCCTCCAGCGTTCCATCGATGAGCACGGCGATCGCTTCCTCCAGCGCGTCTTCACCCCCGCCGAACTCTCGTACAACGCCGTCCACGCCCGCCGCGTCGAGCACCTCACCGGCCGCTTCGCCGCCAAGGAAGCCGTCCTGAAGGCCCTCGGCACCGGCTGGTCCGGGGGAATCGCTTGGACTGACGTCGAGATCCTCGCCACCGCCGGCCCACCCTCCGTCGCGCTCCGCGGCGAAGCCGCTCGCATCGCCGCCGCACGGTCGATCACAACCTGGCACCTCTCCATCTCACACGCCGGTGGCCTCGCCATCGCCTCCGCCATCGCCTGCGGCTCGTGA
- a CDS encoding DUF4239 domain-containing protein, translating into MPDFLFDLPLALIGLAIIVALCLYSVTGLLLVRRFILPRLRVQIADSEFGGAMLQAVMVFYGLASALIAVGVWQTYSDTAKLVSGEATSLAALYRDASTYPEPTRSNLQADIREYTRYVIEEAWPLQRKGEVPVGGVARIDTLQGHLIAFQPETESQKILRAEAFRAYNTMVLARRLRLDSVTTGLPAVMWFVVIAGALIGLTSSFFFKVDDARFQSIHAVLLSTFIGLVIFLIVALDRPYRGDLGLSAEPYQLVYDQLMTPRE; encoded by the coding sequence ATGCCTGACTTCCTCTTCGATCTACCCCTCGCCCTCATCGGCCTCGCGATCATCGTCGCGCTCTGTCTCTACTCGGTCACGGGTCTGCTCCTCGTCCGACGCTTCATCCTCCCCCGCCTCCGCGTGCAGATCGCCGACTCTGAGTTCGGCGGCGCGATGCTCCAGGCCGTCATGGTCTTCTATGGTCTCGCCTCGGCCCTCATCGCCGTCGGCGTCTGGCAGACATACTCCGACACCGCCAAGCTCGTCTCCGGCGAAGCAACCTCACTCGCCGCGCTCTATCGCGACGCGAGCACCTACCCAGAGCCCACCCGCTCGAATCTGCAAGCCGACATCCGCGAGTACACCCGCTACGTCATCGAAGAGGCGTGGCCCCTCCAGCGCAAGGGCGAGGTCCCCGTCGGCGGCGTCGCACGCATCGACACGCTCCAGGGTCATCTCATCGCCTTCCAGCCCGAGACCGAGTCACAGAAGATCCTCCGCGCCGAGGCCTTCCGCGCGTACAACACCATGGTCCTCGCACGCCGCCTCCGACTCGACTCCGTCACCACCGGCCTCCCCGCAGTCATGTGGTTCGTCGTCATCGCCGGCGCCCTCATCGGTCTCACATCCTCCTTCTTCTTCAAGGTCGACGACGCCCGCTTCCAGTCCATCCACGCCGTCCTCCTCTCCACGTTCATCGGCCTGGTCATCTTCCTCATCGTCGCCCTCGACCGCCCCTACCGCGGCGACCTCGGCCTCTCCGCAGAGCCCTACCAGCTCGTCTACGACCAGCTCATGACGCCGCGCGAGTGA